The following are encoded together in the Citrobacter arsenatis genome:
- a CDS encoding glycerol dehydratase reactivase beta/small subunit family protein: MSLSSPGVHLFYHSRWQETRVLDELCWGLEEQGVPCRTVCCDEHDCALVLSKLAAKSSTLRVGLGLNASGDIALTHAQLPEDRALVRGHTRAGAAQLRALGANAGQLVKVVPFSEIK, encoded by the coding sequence ATGTCACTTTCATCACCGGGCGTACATCTGTTTTATCACTCACGCTGGCAGGAGACTCGCGTGCTTGATGAGCTGTGCTGGGGACTGGAAGAGCAAGGCGTCCCATGCCGGACTGTCTGTTGCGACGAACATGACTGCGCGCTGGTGCTAAGCAAGCTGGCGGCAAAAAGTTCGACGCTACGCGTAGGTCTTGGTCTCAACGCCAGCGGCGATATTGCCTTAACCCATGCCCAGTTGCCCGAGGATCGGGCGCTGGTCCGTGGGCATACCCGCGCCGGGGCTGCCCAGCTCCGCGCGCTCGGTGCCAATGCCGGTCAACTGGTCAAAGTGGTTCCCTTCAGCGAGATTAAATAA
- a CDS encoding cob(I)yrinic acid a,c-diamide adenosyltransferase, whose translation MYRIYTRTGDKGTTALFGGSRIDKDDIRVEAYGTVDELISLLGVCYASTRLAGLRQDLHAMQKMLFVLGAELASDEKGLTRLKQRIGEEDIQALEQLIDRNMAQSGPLKAFVIPGKNLASAQLHVARTLTRRLERVLIAMGRTLTLRDEPRRYINRLSDALFSMARMEETSPDVCA comes from the coding sequence ATGTACCGCATCTATACCCGAACCGGCGATAAAGGCACGACCGCCCTGTTTGGCGGCAGCCGTATCGACAAAGACGACATCCGCGTTGAGGCCTACGGCACGGTGGATGAACTGATTTCCCTGCTTGGCGTCTGCTATGCCAGCACGCGCCTGGCCGGGCTACGTCAGGATCTGCACGCCATGCAGAAGATGCTGTTTGTACTGGGAGCGGAACTCGCCAGCGATGAGAAAGGACTGACTCGCTTAAAACAGCGTATTGGCGAGGAGGATATTCAGGCGCTGGAGCAGCTTATTGACCGCAATATGGCGCAAAGCGGCCCGCTCAAAGCGTTTGTTATTCCGGGGAAAAATCTGGCATCAGCACAGCTACACGTTGCGCGAACCCTGACGCGTCGGTTGGAGCGAGTCCTCATCGCGATGGGCAGAACGCTGACGTTACGCGATGAGCCCAGACGTTATATCAACCGACTGTCGGATGCGTTGTTCTCGATGGCGAGAATGGAAGAAACTAGTCCAGATGTTTGCGCTTAA
- the dhaR gene encoding dihydroxyacetone kinase operon transcriptional regulator DhaR produces the protein MTAHTHSIGQEVSSVLAQSWHRCSKFMQRETWQAPHQAQGLTFESICRRKTALLTIAQAALEDAWEFMDGRPCALLILDESACILSRCGDPQTIEQLAELGFRDGSYCAESIIGSCALSLATMPGQPTKTSGDQHFKQALHPWSFCSTPVFDNHGRLFGSISLCCLVEHESVSDLSLTLAIAREVGNSLLTDSLLAESNRHLNQMYGLLESMDDGVMAWNEQGVLQFLNARAALLLHLDAQASQGKNINDLLNLPMLLRRAIKHARGLNHVEVTFESQHQFVDAVITLKPIVEEQGNSFILLLHPVEQMRQLMTSQLGKVSHTFEQMSTDDPETRRLIHFGRQAARGSFPILLCGEEGVGKELLSQAIHNESERASGPYIAVNCQLYANSVLGQDFMGSAPTDDENGRLSRLELANGGTLFLEKIEYLAPELQSALLQVIKQGVLTRLDARRLIPVDVKVIATTTVDLANLVEQNRFSRQLYYALHSFEIVIPPLRARRNSIPSLIYTRLNSLKKRFSSSLKIDDDALAQLVAYSWPGNDFELNSIIENIAISSDNGHIRLSNLPDYLFAERPGLETASSLLPASLTFTAIEKEAIIHAARVTSGRVQEMSQLLNIGRTTLWRKMKQYDIDASQFKRKHLD, from the coding sequence ATGACGGCGCACACGCATAGCATCGGGCAGGAAGTCTCTTCGGTTCTCGCCCAGTCATGGCATCGTTGCAGCAAGTTTATGCAGCGGGAAACCTGGCAGGCGCCGCATCAGGCGCAGGGGCTGACCTTTGAGTCGATTTGTCGTCGCAAGACGGCGTTGCTGACGATTGCTCAGGCCGCGCTGGAAGATGCCTGGGAGTTTATGGACGGCCGTCCGTGCGCGCTGCTGATTCTGGATGAATCAGCCTGTATTCTCAGCCGTTGCGGCGATCCGCAGACGATAGAACAGCTGGCGGAGCTTGGGTTTCGCGACGGCAGCTACTGTGCGGAAAGCATTATAGGCAGTTGTGCGCTTTCTCTGGCGACGATGCCGGGGCAGCCGACAAAAACCTCTGGCGATCAGCACTTTAAGCAGGCGCTACATCCCTGGTCATTCTGCTCGACGCCGGTGTTCGATAACCATGGTCGACTGTTCGGTTCTATCTCGCTGTGCTGCCTTGTGGAGCATGAGTCCGTTTCTGATTTATCCCTGACGCTGGCGATTGCCAGAGAAGTCGGCAACTCTTTGCTGACCGACAGCCTGCTGGCTGAATCTAATCGCCATTTGAACCAGATGTACGGCCTGCTGGAGAGCATGGATGATGGCGTAATGGCCTGGAACGAACAGGGCGTATTGCAGTTCCTCAATGCGCGTGCGGCGCTGCTTTTGCATCTCGACGCGCAGGCCAGCCAGGGGAAAAACATTAACGATCTGCTCAATCTACCCATGCTGCTGCGCCGGGCGATCAAACATGCCCGCGGCCTGAATCACGTTGAAGTCACTTTTGAAAGCCAGCATCAATTTGTTGATGCCGTCATCACCCTGAAGCCGATTGTGGAGGAGCAGGGCAACAGTTTTATTCTGCTGCTGCATCCGGTGGAGCAAATGCGCCAGCTGATGACCAGCCAGCTTGGCAAGGTGAGCCACACCTTTGAGCAGATGTCGACAGACGATCCGGAAACCCGCCGCTTGATCCATTTTGGGCGCCAGGCGGCGAGAGGAAGTTTCCCGATCCTGCTGTGTGGAGAAGAGGGGGTTGGTAAAGAGCTGCTGAGTCAGGCTATTCACAACGAAAGCGAGCGTGCCAGCGGACCATATATTGCCGTGAACTGTCAGTTGTATGCCAACAGCGTGCTGGGCCAGGATTTTATGGGCAGTGCGCCCACCGATGATGAAAACGGTCGGCTGAGCCGTCTGGAACTGGCGAACGGTGGCACGCTGTTTCTGGAAAAAATTGAATATCTGGCACCTGAGCTGCAATCCGCGCTGTTACAGGTGATCAAGCAGGGGGTATTAACTCGCCTGGATGCCCGCCGGCTGATTCCGGTAGATGTCAAAGTGATCGCCACAACCACGGTTGATCTCGCCAATCTGGTGGAGCAAAACCGCTTTAGCCGCCAGCTATATTATGCGCTGCACTCTTTTGAGATAGTGATCCCCCCGCTGCGGGCGCGGCGTAACAGTATTCCCTCGCTGATTTATACGCGGCTGAATAGCCTGAAAAAACGCTTTTCATCCAGTCTGAAGATCGACGACGACGCGCTGGCACAGCTGGTGGCCTATTCGTGGCCGGGCAATGACTTTGAGCTGAACAGCATTATCGAAAACATCGCTATCAGCAGTGATAACGGCCATATTCGGCTAAGCAATTTGCCGGATTATCTGTTTGCCGAACGCCCCGGTCTGGAGACGGCGTCATCACTGCTGCCAGCCAGTCTGACGTTTACCGCTATCGAAAAAGAGGCAATTATCCATGCTGCCCGCGTCACCAGCGGGCGCGTGCAGGAGATGTCGCAATTGCTGAACATTGGCCGCACCACCCTGTGGCGCAAGATGAAGCAATACGACATCGATGCCAGCCAGTTTAAGCGCAAACATCTGGACTAG
- a CDS encoding glycerol dehydrogenase, with protein MLKVIQSPAKYLQGPDASTLFGQYAKNLADSFFVIADDFVMKLAGEKVLNGLHSHDISCHAERFNGECSHVEINRLIAILKQHGCRGVVGIGGGKTLDTAKAIGYYQKLPVVVIPTIASTDAPTSALSVIYTEAGEFEEYLIYPKNPDMVVMDTAIIAKAPVRLLVAGMGDALSTWFEAKACYDARATSMAGGQSTVAALSLARLCYDTLLAEGEKARFAAQAGVVTDALERIVEANTYLSGIGFESSGLAGAHAIHNGFTILEECHHLYHGEKVAFGTLAQLVLQNSPMEEIETVLNFCQKVGLPVTLAEMGVKDDVDGKIMAVAKATCAEGETIHNMPFPVTPESVHAAILTADLLGQQWLAR; from the coding sequence ATGCTAAAAGTTATTCAATCTCCAGCCAAATATCTCCAGGGTCCTGACGCTTCCACCTTGTTTGGTCAATACGCTAAAAATCTGGCGGACAGCTTTTTCGTGATCGCGGATGACTTCGTGATGAAGCTGGCGGGAGAGAAAGTACTCAATGGCCTGCACAGCCACGACATTAGCTGTCATGCGGAACGCTTCAACGGTGAATGTAGCCATGTTGAAATTAATCGCCTGATTGCCATTCTGAAACAGCACGGTTGCCGTGGCGTGGTTGGGATTGGCGGCGGGAAAACGCTGGATACCGCCAAAGCGATTGGTTACTACCAGAAGCTGCCGGTGGTGGTGATCCCGACAATCGCGTCTACCGATGCGCCAACCAGCGCACTGTCCGTTATCTATACCGAAGCCGGTGAGTTTGAAGAGTATCTGATCTACCCGAAAAACCCGGATATGGTGGTGATGGATACCGCAATCATTGCTAAAGCGCCGGTACGTCTGCTGGTGGCCGGGATGGGCGATGCGCTCTCGACCTGGTTTGAAGCGAAAGCCTGTTATGACGCCAGAGCGACCAGCATGGCGGGCGGACAGTCCACCGTGGCGGCGCTGAGCCTGGCGCGCCTGTGCTATGATACCCTGCTGGCGGAAGGCGAGAAGGCACGCTTTGCCGCGCAGGCTGGCGTGGTGACCGACGCGCTGGAGCGTATTGTCGAAGCGAACACTTACCTCAGCGGCATCGGTTTTGAAAGCAGCGGTCTGGCTGGGGCGCATGCGATCCACAACGGCTTTACGATTCTGGAAGAGTGTCACCATTTGTACCACGGTGAAAAAGTCGCCTTTGGTACGCTGGCGCAGTTGGTGCTGCAAAACAGCCCGATGGAAGAGATCGAAACCGTGCTGAATTTCTGTCAGAAAGTAGGCCTGCCGGTAACGTTAGCGGAAATGGGCGTGAAAGACGACGTTGACGGCAAGATTATGGCCGTGGCGAAAGCGACCTGTGCAGAAGGTGAAACCATCCACAATATGCCGTTCCCGGTAACGCCTGAAAGCGTACATGCCGCTATTCTGACGGCAGACCTGCTGGGACAGCAGTGGCTGGCGCGTTAA
- a CDS encoding glycerone kinase, producing MSQFFFNQRTHLVSDVIDGTIIASPWNNLARLESDPAIRIVVRRDLNKNNVAVISGGGSGHEPAHVGFIGKGMLTAAVCGDVFASPSVDAVLTAIQAVTGEAGCLLIVKNYTGDRLNFGLAAEKARRLGYNVEMLIVGDDISLPDNKHPRGIAGTILVHKIAGYFAERGYNLATVLREAQYAANNTFSLGVALSSCHLPQETDAAPRHHPGHAELGMGIHGEPGASVIDTQNSAQVVNLMVDKLLAALPETGRLAVMINNLGGVSVAEMAIITRELASGLLHPRIDWLIGPASLVTALDMKGFSLTAIVLEESIEKALLTEVETSNWPTPVPPREISCVPSSQRSARVEFQPSANALVAGIVELITATLSDLESHLNALDAKVGDGDTGSTFAAGAREIAGLLQRQQLPLDDLATLFALIGERLTVVMGGSSGVLMSIFFTAAGQKLEQGADVAKALNTGLSQMKFYGGADEGDRTMIDALQPALTSLLTQPQNLQAAFDAAQAGAERTCLSSKANAGRASYLSSESLLGNMDPGAHAVAMVFKALAESELA from the coding sequence ATGTCTCAATTCTTTTTTAATCAACGTACCCATCTCGTGAGCGACGTCATCGACGGTACGATCATCGCCAGCCCGTGGAATAACCTGGCGCGTCTGGAAAGCGATCCGGCCATTCGCATCGTGGTCCGCCGTGACCTTAACAAAAATAACGTAGCGGTCATTTCGGGTGGCGGTTCGGGTCACGAACCCGCACACGTTGGGTTTATCGGTAAAGGCATGCTGACCGCTGCGGTCTGTGGCGACGTGTTCGCTTCCCCGAGCGTGGACGCGGTACTGACCGCCATTCAGGCGGTGACCGGTGAGGCGGGCTGTTTGTTGATCGTGAAAAACTACACCGGTGACCGTCTTAACTTCGGTCTTGCCGCCGAGAAAGCCCGCCGCCTTGGCTATAACGTTGAAATGCTGATCGTCGGCGACGACATCTCCCTGCCGGATAACAAGCACCCGCGCGGCATTGCGGGAACCATCCTGGTACATAAAATCGCAGGCTATTTTGCCGAACGCGGCTACAACCTCGCCACCGTCCTGCGTGAAGCGCAGTATGCGGCCAATAACACCTTCAGCCTGGGCGTTGCGCTTTCCAGCTGTCATCTGCCGCAAGAAACCGACGCCGCGCCGCGCCATCATCCGGGTCATGCAGAGCTGGGCATGGGTATTCATGGCGAACCGGGAGCCTCGGTTATCGACACCCAGAACAGTGCGCAGGTAGTGAACCTGATGGTGGATAAACTGCTGGCCGCTCTGCCTGAAACCGGTCGTCTGGCGGTGATGATTAACAATCTTGGCGGCGTGTCTGTGGCTGAAATGGCCATCATTACCCGTGAACTGGCCAGCGGCCTGCTGCATCCGCGAATCGACTGGCTGATTGGCCCGGCCTCGCTGGTCACCGCGCTGGATATGAAAGGCTTTTCTCTCACAGCCATTGTGCTGGAAGAGAGCATCGAAAAAGCGCTGCTCACCGAAGTGGAAACCAGCAACTGGCCGACTCCGGTCCCACCGCGTGAAATCAGCTGTGTACCGTCATCTCAGCGTAGCGCACGCGTGGAATTCCAGCCTTCGGCGAACGCCCTGGTGGCCGGGATTGTGGAGCTTATCACCGCAACGCTTTCGGATCTGGAGAGCCATCTTAATGCGCTGGATGCCAAAGTCGGCGATGGCGATACCGGTTCAACCTTTGCCGCAGGCGCACGTGAAATTGCCGGTCTGCTGCAGCGCCAGCAGCTTCCGCTGGATGACCTTGCCACGCTGTTCGCGCTGATTGGCGAACGTCTGACCGTGGTGATGGGTGGTTCCAGTGGTGTGCTGATGTCGATCTTCTTTACCGCTGCCGGACAAAAACTGGAACAGGGAGCAGATGTTGCCAAGGCGTTAAATACGGGTCTGTCGCAGATGAAGTTCTACGGCGGCGCAGATGAAGGCGATCGCACCATGATTGATGCGCTGCAACCGGCCCTGACTTCGCTGCTGACGCAGCCGCAAAATCTGCAGGCCGCATTCGACGCCGCGCAAGCGGGAGCCGAACGAACCTGTTTGTCGAGTAAAGCCAATGCTGGTCGCGCATCATATCTGAGCAGCGAAAGTCTGCTCGGCAATATGGACCCCGGCGCTCACGCCGTCGCGATGGTGTTTAAAGCGCTGGCAGAGAGTGAGTTGGCCTAA
- the cfa gene encoding cyclopropane fatty acyl phospholipid synthase: MNSLCSDAVIVNEINDNWTRMGKELLSQADIRINGSRAWDIQLHHTGFFKRVLQQGSLGLGESYMEGWWDCDRLDILFCKILKAKLDQQMPGNLKDILRIASARLFNLQSRSRAWIVGKEHYDIGNDLFALMLDPHMQYSCGYWKDATTLDDAQNAKLKMICEKLQLKPGMRLLDIGCGWGGLAEYAARHYGVAVEGVTISKEQQKMAQQRCEGLDVNILLQDYRDLDKHYDRIVSVGMFEHVGPKNYDTYFSIADRCLKPDGLFLLHTIGSNKKGMSVDPWINKYIFPNGCLPAISHIAEASESRFVMEDWHNFGSDYDKTLMAWHERFNQAWPELSSRYSATFRRMFNYYLCACAGAFRARDIELWQVLFSRGVEGGIRVYR, encoded by the coding sequence ATGAACTCGCTTTGTTCAGATGCTGTGATCGTCAATGAAATAAATGATAACTGGACCCGAATGGGAAAAGAGCTGCTTTCGCAAGCGGATATCAGAATTAATGGCTCGCGTGCCTGGGACATTCAACTTCATCATACCGGTTTCTTTAAACGGGTATTGCAACAGGGCTCGTTAGGACTTGGCGAAAGCTATATGGAAGGCTGGTGGGACTGCGATCGGCTCGATATTCTGTTTTGCAAAATCCTGAAGGCAAAACTCGACCAGCAGATGCCGGGAAACCTGAAAGATATTTTACGCATTGCCAGCGCGCGCCTGTTTAATTTGCAGTCACGGAGCCGTGCATGGATTGTCGGCAAAGAACATTATGATATTGGTAACGATCTCTTTGCGCTGATGCTTGATCCGCATATGCAATATTCCTGCGGGTACTGGAAAGACGCGACCACATTAGACGATGCGCAAAATGCCAAATTAAAAATGATTTGCGAGAAACTCCAGCTTAAACCTGGTATGCGTTTACTCGATATCGGCTGTGGCTGGGGCGGGCTGGCGGAATATGCGGCGCGCCATTATGGTGTGGCGGTAGAAGGCGTTACCATTTCCAAAGAGCAGCAGAAAATGGCGCAGCAGCGCTGTGAAGGGCTGGACGTTAACATTCTGCTGCAGGATTATCGCGACCTCGATAAACACTACGATCGCATTGTCTCCGTGGGGATGTTTGAACACGTCGGGCCGAAAAACTACGACACCTATTTCAGCATCGCCGACCGTTGTTTAAAACCGGACGGACTGTTCCTGCTACATACTATTGGTAGCAATAAAAAAGGGATGAGTGTCGATCCGTGGATCAATAAATACATTTTCCCGAACGGTTGCTTACCGGCGATTTCCCATATTGCCGAGGCCAGTGAATCACGATTTGTGATGGAGGACTGGCATAACTTTGGTAGCGATTACGATAAAACGCTGATGGCCTGGCACGAGCGTTTTAATCAGGCATGGCCGGAGCTGTCATCGCGTTATTCCGCCACTTTCAGAAGAATGTTTAATTACTATTTATGCGCCTGCGCAGGGGCTTTCCGCGCCAGAGATATTGAGCTTTGGCAGGTGCTGTTTAGCCGCGGCGTAGAAGGTGGGATCCGCGTTTATCGTTAA
- a CDS encoding helix-turn-helix domain-containing protein, with product MICGQDLSSSGHIIGSIDDSFMETLAQKRWNSFPDNSMTELPQDVFFRSYVLEANHHVPQHSHSFMQFHFARKGSMRIDVAGKCWIIPAHYGIWIPNNTEHAVWALDDVYLENLDIKPGFLEESINECKVVAISDFAREFIHYATNSISGHYDSQSKEGKLVSVLVDIILQLPEVAFVLPWPQDSELTKVCRTIQESPALEHSVEYWAQHLGMSARTFSRHFKKETGLPFSVWKQKMRILESVLMLKKNKSVTAVALDVGYSSTAAFSYAFRHAFGVPPSNY from the coding sequence ATGATCTGCGGACAAGATCTATCGAGCAGCGGCCACATCATTGGGAGCATTGACGATTCATTTATGGAAACTCTCGCGCAAAAACGGTGGAACTCCTTCCCGGATAACTCCATGACGGAACTGCCGCAGGATGTATTCTTTCGCTCTTATGTCCTAGAAGCCAACCACCATGTTCCGCAACATTCACACTCTTTTATGCAGTTTCATTTCGCCCGTAAAGGCAGTATGCGTATTGATGTTGCCGGCAAATGCTGGATAATCCCAGCGCATTATGGAATCTGGATCCCAAATAATACCGAGCATGCGGTTTGGGCTCTGGATGATGTGTATTTAGAGAATCTGGATATTAAACCGGGGTTTCTTGAAGAGAGCATCAATGAATGTAAAGTGGTGGCTATCAGTGATTTCGCCAGAGAGTTTATTCATTACGCCACGAATTCAATTTCAGGCCATTATGATAGCCAGTCAAAAGAGGGCAAACTGGTCAGCGTCCTGGTCGACATTATTCTACAACTTCCGGAAGTCGCTTTTGTATTACCCTGGCCGCAGGACAGTGAATTAACCAAAGTATGCCGAACCATACAAGAATCCCCCGCACTGGAGCATTCGGTTGAATACTGGGCACAGCATCTGGGCATGTCTGCCCGTACCTTTTCACGCCATTTCAAAAAAGAAACCGGATTACCCTTCAGCGTCTGGAAGCAAAAAATGCGTATTCTGGAATCCGTATTAATGCTGAAGAAAAATAAAAGTGTAACCGCCGTGGCGCTAGATGTGGGGTATTCCAGCACCGCGGCATTTAGCTACGCATTCCGCCATGCGTTTGGCGTTCCGCCATCTAACTACTGA
- a CDS encoding siderophore-interacting protein yields MTKNTSRYPQRVRNELRFRELTVLRVERISAGFQRIVLGGDALDGFSSRGFDDHTKVFFPEPGSHFVPPVVTDEGIVWADGVRPLSRDYTPLYDEARHELALDFYIHDGGVASTWAMNAREGDKLTIGGPRGSLVVPEDYAYQVYVCDESGMPALRRRLESLSRLAVRPHVTALVSVQDAAFQDYFAHLDGFTIQWFIGHDEQRVNEHLSRLTVPADDYYIWITGEGKVVKNLSARFVTEAFDQQRVRAAAYWHQRR; encoded by the coding sequence ATGACAAAAAACACCTCACGCTACCCGCAGCGCGTTCGCAATGAACTGCGCTTTCGGGAACTTACCGTCCTGCGCGTAGAACGTATTAGCGCGGGCTTTCAACGCATTGTGTTGGGCGGCGACGCTCTGGACGGTTTTAGCTCACGCGGCTTTGACGACCATACCAAGGTCTTTTTCCCTGAACCGGGCAGCCACTTTGTGCCGCCGGTTGTCACCGATGAAGGCATCGTCTGGGCTGACGGCGTGCGTCCGTTATCCCGTGACTACACGCCGTTGTATGACGAAGCGCGCCATGAGCTGGCGCTGGATTTTTATATTCACGATGGTGGTGTGGCAAGTACGTGGGCGATGAATGCGCGCGAGGGCGACAAGCTGACAATCGGCGGGCCGCGCGGTTCTTTGGTCGTGCCAGAGGACTATGCGTATCAGGTTTACGTGTGTGATGAATCGGGAATGCCCGCGCTGCGCCGACGCCTGGAGTCGCTCAGCCGTTTGGCGGTACGTCCGCACGTCACGGCGCTGGTAAGCGTGCAGGATGCCGCGTTCCAGGATTATTTTGCCCATCTCGACGGATTTACCATTCAGTGGTTTATCGGCCATGACGAGCAAAGGGTGAATGAACATTTATCGCGGCTAACCGTGCCTGCAGACGATTATTACATCTGGATCACCGGCGAAGGCAAAGTAGTCAAAAACCTGAGTGCTCGCTTTGTAACCGAGGCGTTCGATCAGCAACGGGTTCGCGCGGCGGCTTACTGGCATCAACGCCGTTAA
- a CDS encoding PadR family transcriptional regulator: MMQNHHEGCCKHTEHQHEGCCKGEGHHHEGRHNEHHAGCCKGEEHRHEGCNKEHHHGQGCGHRHGRGGGGRRQRFFGHGELRLVILDILTRDASHGYELIKAIETLTQGNYTPSPGVIYPTLDFLQDQALITISDEEGGRKQIAITTQGLQWLDENREHLEHIHERIKARSVGFELRKNPQMKRALENFKAVLDLRVNHGDTSDAQIKKIIGIIDRAALDITQLD, translated from the coding sequence ATGATGCAAAACCATCATGAAGGTTGCTGCAAACATACAGAGCACCAACACGAAGGCTGCTGCAAGGGTGAAGGACATCACCATGAAGGCCGCCACAACGAGCACCACGCAGGTTGCTGCAAAGGTGAAGAACATCGCCATGAAGGCTGTAACAAAGAACATCACCATGGACAGGGCTGTGGACACCGCCACGGTCGCGGGGGCGGCGGTCGTCGCCAACGCTTCTTCGGTCACGGAGAATTACGCCTGGTGATTCTGGATATCTTGACCCGCGACGCCAGCCACGGCTACGAGTTGATTAAAGCGATTGAAACCCTGACTCAGGGTAACTACACCCCAAGCCCGGGTGTTATCTATCCGACGCTGGATTTCTTGCAGGATCAGGCACTGATCACCATCAGCGACGAGGAAGGTGGGCGTAAACAGATTGCGATCACAACCCAGGGCCTGCAGTGGCTGGATGAAAACCGTGAGCATCTGGAACATATCCACGAACGTATTAAAGCCCGCAGCGTGGGGTTTGAATTGCGTAAGAACCCGCAGATGAAACGTGCTCTGGAAAACTTCAAAGCCGTGCTGGATCTACGGGTCAATCATGGTGATACCAGCGATGCGCAAATCAAAAAAATCATCGGTATTATCGATCGCGCTGCGCTGGATATCACTCAGTTGGATTAA
- a CDS encoding methyl-accepting chemotaxis protein: MFLNNVKIRSKLFIAFGFFIVLIVVSSGLSLLSLEQSNSRMQNIITKDYPITVKANLLIDNFQEFVSIQQLMLMDEEGKWTEESQKKLNAISQQISVLLDTLSGASLNDESKKIIADIRDVREQYLASRYRILQALQNHERSAAMQEMMTSTVHVQQAYKEKVQELIAIENAQMLSSGAKVEHDFKTNRTLLITLALFSIAAGFVMGGYIVRSITAPLNEAVQFAEAIAQGDLTRSINAKQEDETGILLRALMAMKTRLLEIVEDVQNGSENISTAAAQIVAGNQDLAARTEEQASSVEQTAASMEQITATVKTTADHTHEATKLSAGAAAVVKNNGEMMEQVTYKIRVINETSNRMSDIINLIDSIAFQTNILALNAAVEAARAGEHGRGFAVVAGEVRQLAQKSASSASDIRNLIEESTSQTREGLLLVEKANALINGMVTNVEEMDVILREIGQASREQTDGLSQINSAIGLIDTTTQQNSCLVEESVAAAASLNEQAVHLKELIKVFRVRNGDTQPV; encoded by the coding sequence ATGTTTTTGAATAATGTTAAAATTCGCTCAAAATTATTTATCGCGTTTGGCTTTTTTATTGTTCTGATAGTCGTGAGCTCAGGGCTTTCATTGTTGAGCCTGGAGCAAAGCAACAGTCGGATGCAGAACATCATCACCAAAGATTATCCCATTACGGTAAAAGCTAATCTGCTGATCGATAATTTTCAGGAATTTGTCAGTATCCAGCAGTTGATGTTAATGGACGAAGAAGGTAAATGGACGGAGGAGTCGCAGAAAAAACTCAATGCGATCAGCCAGCAGATTTCCGTCCTGTTGGATACGCTGAGTGGTGCATCTCTTAATGACGAGTCGAAAAAAATTATTGCGGATATTCGCGATGTGCGCGAGCAATATCTGGCCTCGCGATACCGTATTCTACAGGCGTTGCAAAACCACGAACGTTCAGCTGCGATGCAAGAGATGATGACCTCCACCGTGCATGTTCAACAGGCTTATAAAGAAAAAGTCCAGGAGCTTATTGCCATTGAAAATGCACAAATGTTGAGTTCGGGCGCTAAGGTTGAGCATGATTTCAAAACTAACCGCACTTTGTTGATTACTTTGGCATTGTTTAGCATCGCCGCTGGCTTTGTGATGGGAGGGTATATTGTGCGTTCAATCACTGCACCGCTTAATGAAGCGGTGCAGTTTGCTGAGGCGATTGCGCAGGGAGATTTGACCCGCAGTATTAATGCGAAGCAGGAAGATGAAACAGGTATTCTGTTGCGTGCGCTGATGGCGATGAAAACCCGCTTACTGGAGATTGTCGAAGACGTCCAAAACGGTTCCGAGAATATCTCCACAGCGGCGGCGCAGATTGTGGCGGGTAATCAGGATTTGGCTGCACGAACCGAAGAACAAGCAAGTTCGGTAGAACAGACCGCTGCGTCAATGGAACAAATAACTGCGACAGTAAAAACGACGGCAGACCATACTCATGAAGCAACGAAGCTGTCCGCAGGAGCCGCAGCAGTGGTGAAAAACAACGGCGAAATGATGGAGCAGGTGACGTATAAAATACGCGTGATTAATGAAACGTCTAACCGTATGTCAGATATTATCAACCTGATTGATTCCATTGCCTTCCAGACTAATATCCTGGCGCTGAATGCGGCTGTGGAGGCCGCGCGGGCTGGAGAACATGGACGTGGGTTTGCGGTGGTGGCCGGAGAAGTCCGCCAACTGGCGCAAAAAAGCGCATCATCAGCCAGCGATATCCGTAATCTGATTGAAGAATCCACCAGTCAAACTCGGGAAGGACTATTGTTGGTTGAAAAAGCCAATGCGTTGATCAACGGAATGGTGACAAACGTTGAGGAAATGGATGTGATATTGCGAGAAATTGGTCAAGCCAGTCGGGAGCAAACGGACGGTCTTTCGCAAATTAACAGTGCGATTGGCCTGATTGACACGACTACGCAACAGAACTCCTGTTTGGTAGAAGAGTCTGTTGCGGCAGCTGCGTCATTGAACGAGCAGGCTGTACATTTAAAAGAGCTGATTAAGGTATTCCGCGTTCGTAACGGTGATACGCAGCCTGTTTAA